From one Ferrovibrio sp. MS7 genomic stretch:
- the serB gene encoding phosphoserine phosphatase SerB yields the protein MQNILTLISDPRGGILSERMAGAVRDALALAGARVAKADWLDPGVACDIPFDRIAPATATQAAKVALRGAPVDLLVVNPENRRKQVLVADMESTIIKNEMLDELADLADLGPGIAEITRRAMNGELDFEAALRERVALLKDLPEALLDRAAARIQPMPGAATLLRTLKSQGVYCALVSGGFDFFTRMIQERFSFDEQQANHLVVTFDRLAGSVREPILGREAKLEALKRIAIARHVDLADCLTVGDGANDLAMLQAAGMGIAFRAKPVVQAQARFSIQHGDLTALLYAQGYRRDEILGR from the coding sequence ATGCAAAACATCCTCACCCTGATCAGCGATCCGCGCGGCGGCATCCTGAGCGAACGCATGGCCGGCGCGGTACGCGATGCCCTGGCACTGGCCGGCGCCCGGGTGGCCAAGGCTGACTGGCTGGACCCCGGCGTGGCCTGCGACATCCCGTTCGACCGCATCGCCCCCGCCACCGCGACCCAGGCCGCCAAGGTGGCCCTGCGCGGCGCCCCGGTGGACCTGCTGGTGGTGAACCCGGAGAACCGCCGCAAGCAGGTGCTGGTGGCGGACATGGAATCCACCATCATCAAGAACGAGATGCTGGACGAGCTGGCCGACCTCGCCGATCTCGGCCCCGGCATCGCCGAGATCACGCGCCGCGCCATGAATGGCGAACTGGATTTCGAGGCCGCGTTGCGTGAGCGTGTGGCACTGCTGAAGGACCTGCCGGAAGCCCTGCTCGACCGCGCTGCCGCGCGCATCCAGCCGATGCCGGGTGCGGCCACCTTGCTGCGCACGCTGAAAAGCCAGGGCGTCTATTGCGCCCTGGTTTCCGGCGGCTTCGATTTCTTCACCCGGATGATCCAGGAACGTTTCAGCTTCGACGAGCAGCAGGCCAATCATCTGGTGGTGACCTTCGACCGCCTGGCCGGCAGCGTACGCGAGCCGATCCTGGGCCGCGAAGCCAAGCTCGAGGCATTGAAGCGCATCGCCATCGCGCGCCATGTCGATCTCGCCGATTGTCTCACGGTCGGCGATGGCGCCAACGACCTTGCCATGCTGCAGGCCGCCGGCATGGGCATCGCCTTCCGCGCCAAGCCGGTGGTGCAGGCCCAGGCCCGCTTCAGCATCCAGCATGGCGACCTCACCGCGC
- the miaA gene encoding tRNA (adenosine(37)-N6)-dimethylallyltransferase MiaA, giving the protein MTDIPSSLPLVIVAGPTASGKSALALAIAERFRGMVINADSMQVYRDLHVLTARPSPAEEARAPHRLYGVLDAAEHGTASVWCGLARQAIAEAAEKGLLPILCGGTGMYMRALTEGLARIPAIPADIRDQAVAALAELGTAGLHGRLAAADPETAARLKTGDSQRVVRAWEVWLATGRGLAAWQREAAEPGLPNPVCRILLRPPRGLLYARIDRRFEAMMAAGALEESRKFAERRDIPADAPVRKAHGLPELLQYLRGELPLGQAIAIAQTNTRHYAKRQTTWFRHQMQPDLVEETDLGEKENFNPEAKIFPFLMGYLLTVGYGGV; this is encoded by the coding sequence ATGACCGATATACCTTCCAGCCTGCCGCTTGTCATCGTTGCCGGGCCGACCGCCAGCGGCAAGTCGGCCCTGGCGTTGGCAATTGCCGAACGGTTCCGGGGCATGGTGATCAATGCCGACAGCATGCAGGTCTACCGCGACCTGCATGTATTGACCGCCCGGCCAAGCCCGGCGGAGGAGGCCCGCGCGCCGCACCGGCTCTATGGCGTGCTGGATGCCGCCGAGCATGGCACCGCCTCGGTCTGGTGCGGGCTGGCCCGACAAGCCATCGCGGAGGCGGCCGAAAAAGGCCTGCTGCCGATCCTGTGCGGTGGCACCGGCATGTATATGCGGGCGCTGACCGAGGGCCTGGCGCGGATTCCGGCCATCCCGGCGGATATCCGCGACCAGGCGGTAGCGGCGCTGGCCGAGCTGGGTACCGCCGGCCTGCATGGCAGACTGGCAGCCGCCGACCCGGAAACCGCAGCAAGGCTCAAAACCGGCGACAGCCAGCGGGTGGTACGGGCCTGGGAAGTCTGGCTGGCGACGGGCCGGGGCTTGGCTGCCTGGCAGCGCGAGGCGGCCGAGCCGGGCCTGCCCAATCCGGTCTGCCGCATCCTGCTGCGGCCGCCGCGCGGGCTGCTTTACGCCCGGATTGACCGGCGCTTTGAGGCGATGATGGCCGCCGGCGCCCTTGAGGAATCCAGGAAATTCGCGGAACGGCGGGATATTCCGGCCGATGCGCCGGTGCGCAAGGCGCATGGCCTGCCGGAATTGCTGCAATACCTGCGCGGTGAACTGCCATTGGGCCAGGCGATTGCGATTGCCCAAACGAATACAAGGCATTACGCTAAGCGTCAGACCACATGGTTCCGGCATCAGATGCAGCCGGACCTGGTTGAGGAAACCGACCTCGGGGAGAAAGAAAATTTCAACCCAGAGGCAAAAATCTTTCCATTTCTTATGGGATATCTGTTGACCGTCGGCTATGGCGGTGTTTAG